A window from Drosophila willistoni isolate 14030-0811.24 chromosome XR unlocalized genomic scaffold, UCI_dwil_1.1 Seg143, whole genome shotgun sequence encodes these proteins:
- the LOC111518998 gene encoding uncharacterized protein LOC111518998: MLTVQLIMQSGEQLVMKLPISASIYELKRELQSLLNIQEPLEICTSDVTLADSVLLTEIAGLGNNEQIKPIVSCYEGNNFVCLIRFSLEAEDIALPLVDNSVSDSSIEVKVESEMEMEPDVTTGQHPPYMNILPEKRPFVVIVSSTECAKNFSDLLKEFFRKFLRFGDVRSLDFNDVTPVAEYHGRLYIAAANEETREWVASSVCSIGLYEAAAFIDFLHLTAARVTWPKVDSCLLRIFTLLEQQNSDIKTEKWAVVSREYVPPTVTNICPNEQVYIWMDADSADIIKERFNCLKLCFWTIVFEFCD, encoded by the exons atgtTGACTGTTCAATTGATCATGCAATCCGGAGAG cAATTGGTTATGAAGCTCCCGATCTCAGCTAGCATATACGAGCTTAAGAGAGAGCTGCAGAGTCTTCTCAATATTCAGGAACCATTGGAGATTTGTACTTCTGATGTAACGTTGGCCGATTCAGTTCTTTTGACAGAAATTGCTGGTCTAGGCAACAACGAACAAATTAAGCCGATTGTGTCTTGCTAtgaaggcaacaattttgtgtgCTTGATACGATTTTCTCTTGAGGCCGAGGATATCGCGCTTCCACTAGTCGATAATTCGGTGTCAGACTCAAGTATCGAAGTTAAAGTTGAAtctgaaatggaaatggaaccGGATGTTACAACTGGTCAGCATCCCCCATACATGAACATCCTGCCAGAGAAGAGGCCGTTTGTTGTAATAGTTTCTTCCACCGAATGCGCAAAGAACTTTTCCGATCTATTAAAGGAGTTCTTTCGTAAATTTTTGCGTTTCGGAGACGTTCGGAGCTTAGATTTCAATGATGTCACTCCGGTCGCTGAATACCATGGCCGGCTGTACATCGCAGCGGCCAATGAAGAGACCAGGGAATGGGTGGCGAGCAGCGTGTGTTCTATAGGGCTCTATGAGGCCGCTGCTTTCATAGACTTCCTGCACCTGACAGCGGCCAGAGTTACTTGGCCAAAGGTAGACTCTTGTTTGCTGCGAATTTTCACGCTCCTCGAACAGCAAAACTCTGATATAAAGACGGAGAAGTGGGCTGTCGTGAGCCGGGAATATGTACCCCCTACAGTCACAAATATTTGCCCCAATGAACAGGTTTACATCTGGATGGATGCGGACAGTGCGGATATCATCAAGGAGAGATTCAACTGCCTTAAACTATGTTTTTGGACGATCGTATTTGAGTTTTGCGACTAG